In Haliaeetus albicilla chromosome 2, bHalAlb1.1, whole genome shotgun sequence, a single genomic region encodes these proteins:
- the IDI1 gene encoding isopentenyl-diphosphate Delta-isomerase 1 isoform X2, translating into MWRVLRPAVAAGRRGAATLQGRRCRQPLASAAGLCGGKARAERTPAAITMPEVNTDHLDEQQVQLLAEMCILIDENDNKIGADTKKNCHLNENIDKGLLHRAFSVFLFNTENKLLLQQRSNAKITFPDCFTNTCCSHPLSYPLELEENNAIGVRRAAQRRLKAELGIPMEQVTPEEISYLTRIHYKAKSDGIWGEHEIDYILFVQKDVTLNPDPNEIQSYCYVTQKELKQLLDKASKNEVKITPWFKLIAETFLFKWWDNLPNLNKFVDHEKIHRM; encoded by the exons ATGTGGCGCGTGCTGCGCCCGGCCGTTGCTGCgggccgccgcggggccgccaCCCTTCAGGGGCGTCGCTGCCGCCAGCCGCTCGCGTCCGCCGCCGGCCTCTGCGGGGGGAAGGCCCGGGCCGAGAG AACGCCTGCTGCCATCACGATGCCTGAAGTAAACACAGATCACCTGGATGAGCAGCAGGTGCAGCTCTTGGCAGAGATGTGCATCCTTATCGATGAAAATGATAATAAGATTGGAGCGGATACCAAGAAAAACTGTCACTTGAATGAAAACATTGATAAAG gtttacTGCACCGagctttcagtgttttcttatttaatacagaaaataaactgttgctgcagcagaggtcaaatgcaaaaattacatttccaG ATTGTTTTACCAACACTTGTTGCAGTCATCCTCTAAGCTATCCACtagaactggaagaaaataatgccATTGGTGTTCGGAGAGCAGCACAGAGACGACTGAAAGCAGAGTTAGGAATTCCCATGGAGCAG GTAACTCCCGAAGAAATCTCCTATCTGACACGAATTCACTACAAGGCCAAGTCTGATGGGATCTGGGGTGAACATGAGATAGACTATATCTTATTTGTACAGAAGGACGTAACGCTGAATCCCGATCCTAATGAGATCCAAAGCTACTGCTATGTGACacagaaagaactgaaacagCTCTTGGACAAAGCCTCCAAGAACGAAGTTAAGATTACTCCGTGGTTTAAACTAATTGCAGAGacctttctttttaagtggTGGGATAACTTGCCTAACTTGAACAAATTTGTTGATCATGAAAAAATACACCGAATGTAA
- the IDI1 gene encoding isopentenyl-diphosphate Delta-isomerase 1 isoform X1 — protein MWRVLRPAVAAGRRGAATLQGRRCRQPLASAAGLCGGKARAESRTPAAITMPEVNTDHLDEQQVQLLAEMCILIDENDNKIGADTKKNCHLNENIDKGLLHRAFSVFLFNTENKLLLQQRSNAKITFPDCFTNTCCSHPLSYPLELEENNAIGVRRAAQRRLKAELGIPMEQVTPEEISYLTRIHYKAKSDGIWGEHEIDYILFVQKDVTLNPDPNEIQSYCYVTQKELKQLLDKASKNEVKITPWFKLIAETFLFKWWDNLPNLNKFVDHEKIHRM, from the exons ATGTGGCGCGTGCTGCGCCCGGCCGTTGCTGCgggccgccgcggggccgccaCCCTTCAGGGGCGTCGCTGCCGCCAGCCGCTCGCGTCCGCCGCCGGCCTCTGCGGGGGGAAGGCCCGGGCCGAGAG TAGAACGCCTGCTGCCATCACGATGCCTGAAGTAAACACAGATCACCTGGATGAGCAGCAGGTGCAGCTCTTGGCAGAGATGTGCATCCTTATCGATGAAAATGATAATAAGATTGGAGCGGATACCAAGAAAAACTGTCACTTGAATGAAAACATTGATAAAG gtttacTGCACCGagctttcagtgttttcttatttaatacagaaaataaactgttgctgcagcagaggtcaaatgcaaaaattacatttccaG ATTGTTTTACCAACACTTGTTGCAGTCATCCTCTAAGCTATCCACtagaactggaagaaaataatgccATTGGTGTTCGGAGAGCAGCACAGAGACGACTGAAAGCAGAGTTAGGAATTCCCATGGAGCAG GTAACTCCCGAAGAAATCTCCTATCTGACACGAATTCACTACAAGGCCAAGTCTGATGGGATCTGGGGTGAACATGAGATAGACTATATCTTATTTGTACAGAAGGACGTAACGCTGAATCCCGATCCTAATGAGATCCAAAGCTACTGCTATGTGACacagaaagaactgaaacagCTCTTGGACAAAGCCTCCAAGAACGAAGTTAAGATTACTCCGTGGTTTAAACTAATTGCAGAGacctttctttttaagtggTGGGATAACTTGCCTAACTTGAACAAATTTGTTGATCATGAAAAAATACACCGAATGTAA